The following are encoded together in the Flavobacterium sp. TR2 genome:
- a CDS encoding CBS domain-containing protein, which produces MTEITNYITNDFRAIDSQETIASIQDFFVDVNFSHFPILEDGVFIGSISSDDVETFDIEKKAIDYKYTLERFFARKSMIWLDVLEVFAKNHTNLLPILDENNNYIGYYEMEDIMKFFQETPFLKEPGAIIIVQKGLLDYSMSEVTQIVESNNGKVLGSFVSEADTENVQITVKIGLGAINEIIQTYRRYGYEIISEHQEDTYINSLKERSDYLDKYLNI; this is translated from the coding sequence ATGACAGAAATTACAAACTATATCACAAATGATTTCAGAGCGATTGACAGTCAGGAAACGATAGCCTCGATTCAGGACTTTTTTGTCGATGTAAATTTTTCTCATTTTCCGATTTTAGAAGACGGTGTTTTTATTGGAAGCATCTCTTCTGACGATGTTGAAACATTTGACATTGAAAAAAAAGCTATTGACTACAAATATACTTTAGAACGTTTTTTTGCCAGAAAATCGATGATTTGGCTGGATGTTCTAGAAGTTTTTGCAAAAAACCACACCAATCTCCTCCCAATTCTTGATGAGAACAATAACTACATAGGTTATTATGAAATGGAAGACATCATGAAGTTTTTTCAGGAAACTCCATTTTTAAAAGAGCCTGGCGCCATTATCATTGTTCAAAAAGGTCTTTTGGATTATTCTATGAGCGAGGTTACCCAAATTGTAGAAAGCAATAATGGTAAAGTCTTAGGATCTTTTGTTTCTGAAGCTGACACAGAAAATGTTCAGATTACTGTAAAAATTGGCCTAGGGGCCATTAATGAAATCATTCAAACTTACAGAAGGTATGGTTATGAAATCATCTCAGAACATCAAGAAGACACCTATATTAACAGCCTAAAAGAACGATCAGATTATTTAGACAAATACCTTAATATATAA
- a CDS encoding pyridoxine 5'-phosphate synthase codes for MTKLSVNINKIATLRNARGGNVPDLLKVAADIQRFGGQGITIHPRPDERHIRYQDARDLKAVVTTEYNIEGNPQHNFIDLVLECKPDQVTLVPDAIGAITSSAGWDTVKNQDYLTEVIQEFQRNGIRTSIFVDPILEMIEGAKKTGTDRIELYTESFAHQYSLGNEKGIEPYTKAAELANELGLGINAGHDLSLDNIKFFKQNIPGLLEVSIGHALISEALYLGLDNTVNMYLNKLK; via the coding sequence ATGACAAAATTAAGTGTAAATATCAATAAAATAGCAACGCTTCGAAATGCGCGAGGCGGAAATGTGCCCGATTTATTAAAAGTAGCTGCAGATATTCAACGTTTTGGGGGGCAGGGAATTACAATTCATCCTCGTCCAGACGAGCGCCATATTCGTTACCAAGACGCACGCGATTTAAAAGCGGTTGTTACGACAGAATATAATATTGAAGGAAATCCGCAGCATAATTTTATTGATTTGGTTTTAGAATGCAAACCAGATCAGGTAACCTTGGTTCCAGATGCAATTGGAGCAATAACTTCGTCTGCAGGTTGGGACACAGTCAAAAATCAAGACTATTTAACTGAGGTTATTCAGGAATTTCAAAGAAACGGAATTAGAACCTCTATTTTTGTCGATCCGATTTTGGAAATGATTGAAGGGGCAAAAAAAACGGGAACCGATAGAATCGAATTGTACACTGAATCTTTTGCGCACCAATATAGTTTAGGAAACGAAAAAGGAATTGAGCCTTACACTAAAGCTGCCGAATTGGCAAATGAATTAGGTTTAGGAATTAATGCCGGACACGATTTGAGTTTAGACAATATCAAATTTTTCAAACAAAATATTCCTGGTCTATTAGAGGTTTCTATCGGGCACGCTTTAATTTCAGAGGCACTTTATTTAGGTTTGGATAATACTGTGAATATGTATCTGAATAAATTGAAGTAA